GTCGTAGCCGTCCAGgtatgtgagctgtgggaggagctTGAAAACGTTGTCTCTGTAGTCGTTCAAGTTGGTGACCTCACAGTTGAACAGGTCTAAACTCTTCAGGTTTTCTAACTTTTCCTGGAAGGCAAATGAGGGGATGCAGGCCCGTCCCCAGACACACATCAGTCAAATCTCCCCAGGCTCCCCACATCAAccaaaaaaaagcattaaaaaaatgcaaaagcaggAGGCACTTTTGGATTCCGTGAGTAAAAATCCAGGGATAACTGAAGCACTCCAAGGATCAGCGATCTGGTTGGGACACCAGGCTCCTCTGTGAGCAGCATGCTCCAAGTTCCGGGAAGCACAGGTGTGTGTCACAGAGAGGGGAAGAGTCCTACTGTGTGGAAGCCCTACCCTGAGGAAGCTTCTCCCCCCTTCGCTTCCTGGCCACATGCAACACCCAGCAGCTGGCCACCAGAGGGCGCCTCAGGCACGTGACCATTTCCGCAGGTAAGCCGCTGGCTATGCCAATGCCATTCGCAGCAAGCGCCCAGGAAGGACTGAGAAAGGGAACACCAAAGGAGCATTTCCATGGCTGTCTTAGCCTTTAATCGCACCCTCTCTGTTGTCAGTGTGAAAAGCTAACTTTTACCAGATGGCAAAAAGAGGGGATGCAACTGGAGTTAAGGGGGATTTGAGACTTTTCCCAAACTTTCAGAAACACACATTGCAGCCTGCAGCCTGATGCTTACTTGTAGCCGAACATGCTGAAAACAACACTTGTGTTTCCCACCAGTTATTATTGCTCACACCGATATGGACAAAATGAAAGATGCAGCTTTGGAAACGGTTAAAGTCATTAAGGTTAAAGTGTTTCTCCCACCCTATCCAGGTGGATTGCAAGAAGGTCCATTTTATGTCATTCTTGCAGAAACCCTGCAAGGCAAATCTAAAGTTCTCTGTAAATGGCAGTCACTGAAATCACTATGAATATATACAAAAAGTGTTCCTGCAACTGTGCTTTAGCGCCTTGGAAGTGCCACCACTGTTGCAAGGACAGTCCCAGTTGTCCCTCCAGCACCACCGATGGGAGCAGCCCTTTTCCCTTGTAGTACCTAAAGCACACCCACACAAGCCCCGGCCCCTCCCTCCAGTCCTGCTGGGACCCAGTCCGACTGGATTTCTGCAGGCTCTGAAGTCTTGCCAGGCAGCAGTAGAGATCCCGGCTCCTAtactgcctggggccaggaccacaaaatgccactgCCCTAAGGAGAATGCACCCCCCACTGGTCACGGCTAGGGGCCCTGtgagggccagaggaggccacACACAAAGTTGTTGTTAGGCCTTTGGTGGGCCTTaaaacctcacttccagtttcatcaccagaagtgatgttttaaggccctctggaggccttaggaggCCTTGTGAGGGCCAGGAaggttgtgcatggcctccctagccctcagaagacctccagatggtgaggctggcagggggcagcCCAGAGTGATGAAAGGAGGTGTGCATGGCCATGGCAACCCTGAAGGCATGGCACCCAAGGGCATTCCCCCCTTCCcgccccaggtacaccagtgccaAGCAGTTTGTATTCTGCTCCCAGCTGAGGAGGGCAAGCAGGGTCTGGCTCTCATACTGTGCTCCTGAAGCCCTTGAAGGAACAGTTCCCTAAAGTGTCATCCACTCCAATGGTGCTACAGAATCAACAAAAgcacagcaatttaaaaaaaaacaaaaacctgcagcAGCTAGAAGAGACATGAAGAGAACTGGGGCTGCACAGCAGCCAAGAGCAAACACTGAAGCCCCATGTGCAGATCTGGCCATCCACAAACTTGCCACAGGCAAGCCACTCTCCTACCACCACTGCCTGGCACCCCCTGCAGTATGGGGAGCCAGGAAGCTTGCAGTAGGTTACTGAGAGACTGTCAAGTGCCtgaacattgttttgtttttgccctGTAGTAGGGATGTCCCTACAGGGCTCAATGCAAGGATGGCCCGAGAGATTCAAGGGTTCAAGAAGAGGTGCTGAAGGTGCTCCCACAATACTTCTGGGGTATTCAGAATGCACCAGGCAAGACATCCTCCAGGCCAATCACAGAAATTCGTGGAGGTGAAAAGAAGAGCACATCAAACGTGTGGCTCGTAGCAAGCTCTGCTCACGCTTACCAGAGGCTCTATTGTACTGAGATCCTTTATCTTGTTGCCGCTTAGATTTAGATGCGTGAGATTCGGACATTTTTCAGCCAATACTTCCAGTCCTCCTGAGATTCTGTTGTCACTTAACTCAAGCTGAGAGGGGAAAACGTTGACCCAATTTTATTATCAATTCAAACATGTAAAGTATAAACAATATTAAGAAATTGTGCTGCAGCGGAATAGATCTAATGCCATTAAAAATTACAAATAATGAAGGACCAAACAGTCTGTTTTAACCTTTGTCACAAGGAAACCAATACATTTGTCAAGGACAGGCCTCCCTAAGTACCTTCTTAAGTTTGTTTAACTTTGGTAAGTTTGCAACTGAGGTGAGGCCGACGTTGATTGTACTTAAGAATTCCAGCTCTTCAAACTCATCTGTGAGGCCTTCGATCTTGCCTTCATCTGACCTACAGTTGTCAAGAACAAGTTCTTTAACCTGGAAATACAAACGAAAGGAAAAGGAATTTGGGGTTGAGGAGTCTTCCTTGGCACCCATTTGCATGCAGGCCATTATCTGCTAGCAAACAGCGGCCTTCTGTTCCAGCTGTGATCTCTCCTAAACTGTTACTGGGAAGGATTCTGCTGATCACTCGGTCAGCACCCAGTGAGCTGAGCTCGCTTTCACAGAACTCCCAAGACCCACTCACACTATTCTTATCAATTCATTGTTAACTTCAGGCTGCAGCGAAGTGACTATAAAAGCAACAATCCATGATTGACGCACATCAGGGAATTCAAAGCCCCACCACAGATAGCTAGCGGGCGTAGCAGTGAGAGGGCTGGACCTGGCCTGgaaagacccaagttcaaatctttGCTCAGCTATGAAGCCTACAAGCTCAGACAGCCTGGACCACACTCTGGCCTGGAAGCGTGGCACTACAATGTCAGGCGCTGGTTGAGGACCGCTGCTGGAGGGATGGAGAGGCATGACTCAGACTCAGTTGCATCCCCTCTTATGCAAAGTCCCTGAGACGGAAACAAAGCCAGCAAGGATGTCagttccaccaggtttccagtcTGTCAAATACCCAATTCTACACACAGCACCCATCTGGGTACTAGGGACAAAGcaggatttttttgggggggggaggaaatccaaTCAATTCCCTGGCTGTACACCGGAGGCTGGAACCTTCACAGAAGTGGGGCTGCTCGGTGATCACCCCCCCTTCTTTTGAGATGATGCACAAGATGCTTTTGGTCTCTCCCTCCGAGTCCCAATTTGGAGTCCCCCCAAGGTGAAGGTTCAGCAATGAACCACCTCCTCTGCCCCTCAAGGGCTTTTTCCCTTTTGCTTCCACATTCACAGGACAGCAGGGAGTGCACTTCTAAGACAAATTgctggggggtggaggggaggcagccaACAGCTCCAAGTATCTTGCAGGAATCCGATTCTCCTTTCAGAGTACAGAGGGAGCCCCTCCCATCAAGACAAGCAGGAAGAGCCTCTGGGGAGCCAGATGACTGGAGAGCTGCATTCTGCAAGCCAGTAGGCGGCTCCTTGCTTGCTCAGCAAAAGGACAGCAGTGCAAGGGGAACCAGCAGTCCCAGCATAGAGGCAAGGACTGAACAGCAaagcagtgatgtcactgagcaCAGAGCCATCAGCCACTCACCTGCCCAGCTTGGGTGAGGAGCCATTTGCCAAAGGGCCCAAACACTCTCCCCCTACTCACTTTCTCCAGCCACAGGGGGTCAGAATCAGGGCTGAGGTGCAGCAAATGATGTGGGCAGCTAAAACAAATTCTGCCCCACTGACCAGGCAAGAGGCTTCTTTTGCAgggtgtcgtacacttggtcttactcccagggttttggggtgcatgtcgtacacttggtctcactcccagggttttggggtgctcagagttgttggttctgaaccatagagccctcaaagatccctgttcggtagtactgccaccaccctgtaagagccattgcctcagtccagggaaaccgagaccctctaggcttaactatatcccttgtaggcactgagcactttctttacttaaagtctcagtcctcaagtttctagtccacaatgaggatttttggtagcttgctgaacggctaggcaggattctgaacctttgtccccagcagacagtggaccaacatggtaaaaggatttttactttattaagtacatagggttacaaaaagttacaaaaggcagcaaatgctagaggcataaaaacttctaggaaacatatcagcataaaataataaagctaactggctatctctattatttcctaacgctcacctgggtcagcttcttttgtagatcctcagccccagttacctatgggctACATGGTCCTgacggggcaggatgtgcacccaccacctatctcacccagagacaaggaacaaagaccaagacaaagggcccaagacatccctttgggctttgttcttatacttccccggctaccaggatggggtgactctgtactcatttcaaactgcccaatcagaacacttggggccagaatcttctcgaagtggggctggatgctagtcctcctagttctccccctccccactggagactcctgggcgcctctctggctactgaggtgctacatttatcgCCTTtcatgagttgtaaattcctttcagctaggattcaagccacttctatgttactgggttactttggttcaggctttgcagtgctactaggcctgaactgcacatattcatgacacagggCAACTGTGGGAACTGACAGACCTCATGTCTCCCTCTCATCTTTGGAAACTGAAAAGAATGCTGAGGCCCAAGCAGGAAGAGTTGTGGGGAAATCAtgctgctgcacccagcctcAGGCCAGGAGACTTCCTGCTTGGATTCCAGAGTCCCAGCCACCCAAGACTGTTTGTGGCAGCCAGGCAAGCACCAGAAGCTCTCGTACCTGCTCCACCAAGCCAAAACCTTCCACAGCTGCTGTGCACAACAGAAGGCAAATCTGCCTGAATTCAGGCACTCAACACCATTCAGCTCTAGCACTGGAAGAGAAACCAAGATGAACTGCAGACCAGACAGAAGCTCTCTCTGGAATACGTTCTGGAAGCAAAGCGGCACTTTCATCTCCTGCAGCAACACGCATCCTTGGACATGCTAAAAGCCTGCTTGTTGCACCACGACATTTCACAGGCAAGAGCTGACATCATTCCTCTGCTACAGAGGTCTTCGCCTAAGAGCATTCTCCTTGACAGTTAGCAGGGCATGGCCAGAGGAGACCAGAAAGCCAGTCTCTACACCACACCCATGTGTCAGACTTCATGCTGGTGGGACGTACTTCCTGATATATGTATTTTTTACTAGGACTccaatatacatatttttttaccATGACTTTGGCTAACCAAAAGCAAAACAGCAGTCCGAAAAGGGTGAACTCAGATGCAGGAGGGCACATGCACAAGAGTGACCTTGACATTAGAGGTCAAATCTGCAGATCAGTCTACTTAGAAGCAAAAAACGTCGGTTACCACACACAATGGGAAATCTTGTTGATCTACTAAAAATCATCCAGAGATCAGCCAGCAGATCCACCTCTGCCCAACCCTGTCCTAGAAGCCATTTCTCTCTCAACAAAAGAACAGCATTCCCTGCAGAATTATCCAAGCACATCCTTTCTTCTCCTGTCTCAGGTTGCAAAGATGCCCCCTTTAACCAAAGCCAGGGTGATATTCCTACAGCCATGTGAAGAACGAGGGTTGCCTTCTGTACTGGGATTCTGGTTCCACGGTGGCAACCAGAGCTCCTTAGGCACAAATTTGGCCatggtcatggggggggggagaggaaaggagagtgctGGTGGCCATGGCAAGatgcaggtgccaccccctcTGTGAAGCATACGTTTGCTCCCTAGCCCCCTACTTCCTGAGCACTGCACTCCACAATACTGATGACACAGAGACACCAAGACCTGGGAGAGAGGCTGTGGAAAGCCAGCACACAGGGATGTGTTTACCAAACCGGCCTGCTGGTCTTTGAATA
The DNA window shown above is from Tiliqua scincoides isolate rTilSci1 chromosome 8, rTilSci1.hap2, whole genome shotgun sequence and carries:
- the ANP32A gene encoding acidic leucine-rich nuclear phosphoprotein 32 family member A isoform X2; its protein translation is MDMKKRIHLELRNRTPSDVKELVLDNCRSDEGKIEGLTDEFEELEFLSTINVGLTSVANLPKLNKLKKLELSDNRISGGLEVLAEKCPNLTHLNLSGNKIKDLSTIEPLEKLENLKSLDLFNCEVTNLNDYRDNVFKLLPQLTYLDGYDRDDKEAPDSDAEGYVEGLEDEDEDEDEEEYDEDAQVVEDEEEEDEEEEGDEEDVSGEEEEDEEGYNDGEVDDEEEEEEEAAAEEERGEKRKREADDEGDEDD